Proteins from one Planctomycetota bacterium genomic window:
- a CDS encoding ATP-binding cassette domain-containing protein: protein MPLLSDPAADAAVSLDGVTKTYGEHTAVRDLSLVVPKGSCYGFIGPNGSGKTTTLRMIMRIHEQNQGDVTVLGRTNSDRPDDRVAYLPEERGLYKQMKVREVLRFYAQIKGADASKAAIQEWLDKLDLSDWGDKKVDQLSKGMSQKVQFIATVISNPELVLLEEVFSGLDPVNRETMTEQINQLRRDGKTVIFSTHDMATAEQMCDRIFMIYKGDKVLDGSLAEIQQNYGSDTIRVQVDGADGHQMEHLPGVTRVRDLGQTQELTLEKDTDEQSILSTLISMGSVKRFEVTSPSLQDIFVRIARPDAAALADLGAEIDGESVEDPDFQEPTEAEIEAEIALADAQEKA, encoded by the coding sequence ATGCCGCTCCTGTCCGACCCTGCCGCCGACGCCGCCGTCTCGCTCGATGGCGTTACCAAGACGTACGGCGAACACACGGCCGTCCGCGACCTGTCGCTCGTCGTCCCCAAAGGCTCCTGCTACGGCTTCATCGGCCCCAACGGCAGCGGCAAGACGACCACCCTCCGCATGATCATGCGGATCCACGAGCAGAACCAGGGCGACGTCACCGTGCTCGGCCGGACCAACTCCGACCGGCCTGACGACCGCGTCGCCTATTTGCCCGAAGAGCGCGGCCTGTACAAGCAGATGAAGGTCCGCGAAGTCCTTCGCTTTTACGCCCAGATCAAAGGCGCCGACGCCAGCAAGGCCGCGATCCAGGAGTGGCTGGACAAGCTCGACCTGAGCGACTGGGGCGACAAGAAGGTGGACCAGCTCTCCAAGGGCATGAGCCAAAAGGTCCAGTTCATCGCCACCGTCATCAGCAACCCAGAGCTGGTGCTGCTCGAAGAAGTCTTCAGCGGCCTTGATCCGGTCAATCGCGAGACGATGACCGAGCAGATCAACCAGCTCCGCCGCGACGGCAAGACCGTCATCTTCTCCACCCACGACATGGCGACGGCCGAGCAGATGTGCGACCGCATCTTCATGATCTACAAGGGTGACAAGGTGCTCGACGGCAGTCTGGCCGAGATACAGCAGAACTACGGCAGCGACACGATCCGCGTGCAGGTCGACGGCGCGGACGGCCATCAGATGGAACATCTGCCGGGCGTCACGCGTGTCCGCGACCTGGGCCAGACGCAGGAGCTGACGCTCGAGAAAGACACCGACGAGCAGTCGATCCTGTCCACGTTGATCTCGATGGGCAGCGTCAAGCGGTTCGAGGTGACGAGCCCGAGCCTGCAAGACATCTTCGTCCGCATCGCCCGACCCGACGCGGCTGCCTTGGCGGACCTGGGGGCCGAGATTGACGGCGAATCTGTTGAGGATCCAGACTTCCAGGAGCCGACAGAAGCGGAAATCGAAGCTGAGATTGCGCTAGCTGACGCGCAGGAGAAGGCATGA
- a CDS encoding glycosyltransferase family 39 protein → MLWRLVRFTTDRPFWGDEAMLAINFYVRDFAGLNGPLLYSQLAPPAFLWISEAMTLLLGHSEEALRLVPALAGAAATVVFAIMAWRFLRPREALAAVAVLAASYFPLRHSVELKPYSVDLLVAALTVWLTLEIRRRPDVLKWVGLIATGVVGVWVSFTAVLCLGGATIWLLVDGWLRKEKPVAAWAMVSGGVVLASFVAMFLFTGDVRNHETDKYTAMVMWQDSFPPTDQPWLIPWWLLKTHAGRMLSYPNGGRDFGSTATLLLCLLGMWRFWRTGRRSQIALLLLPLLLGLGAAFAGKYPYGGSARTMQYAAIPICLLMGSGIALVLGWVLGRHLRRGHAAVVVLMVLAIGFSVLRDFQEPYRELSEPHARRAMLWLSSVTGPEDPWVFTRVEPSDAKIEGEFQLQSAIAASQVNYYAYHYADSPLLYAPPVDEVVSLPTERVILIRHGVTLERGLKPREPADTYRRLLAERFGPPQVIKAPCGNKADIHITVYGKPLPELPAALQER, encoded by the coding sequence ATGCTCTGGCGGCTGGTTCGTTTCACCACCGATCGCCCGTTCTGGGGCGACGAGGCGATGCTGGCCATCAACTTCTACGTCCGAGACTTCGCCGGACTCAACGGCCCGTTGCTCTACTCACAGCTTGCACCGCCTGCATTCCTGTGGATCAGCGAGGCGATGACGCTGCTGCTCGGTCACAGCGAGGAGGCGCTGCGTCTCGTGCCGGCGCTCGCCGGAGCGGCGGCGACGGTGGTCTTCGCGATCATGGCTTGGCGTTTCCTTCGGCCGCGCGAAGCCCTAGCGGCCGTCGCAGTGCTGGCGGCGAGCTACTTCCCGCTCCGGCACAGCGTCGAGCTCAAGCCGTACAGCGTCGACCTGCTCGTCGCAGCGCTCACGGTCTGGCTGACGCTGGAGATTCGCCGTCGGCCCGACGTGCTGAAGTGGGTCGGGCTCATCGCGACCGGCGTCGTCGGCGTCTGGGTCAGCTTCACGGCCGTCCTGTGCCTCGGCGGGGCGACGATCTGGCTGCTCGTCGACGGCTGGCTTCGCAAGGAAAAGCCCGTCGCTGCGTGGGCGATGGTTTCTGGAGGCGTGGTGCTGGCGAGCTTTGTCGCGATGTTTCTATTCACCGGCGACGTCCGCAACCACGAGACCGACAAATACACGGCGATGGTCATGTGGCAGGATTCCTTCCCGCCGACCGACCAGCCCTGGCTGATTCCGTGGTGGCTGCTCAAGACGCACGCGGGTCGCATGCTCAGCTACCCCAACGGCGGCCGAGACTTCGGCAGCACGGCAACGCTGCTGCTATGCCTGCTGGGCATGTGGCGGTTCTGGCGGACGGGGCGGCGGTCGCAGATCGCGCTGCTGCTCTTGCCGTTGCTGCTCGGACTCGGGGCAGCCTTTGCCGGGAAGTACCCATACGGCGGCTCAGCCAGGACGATGCAGTACGCGGCCATCCCGATCTGCCTGCTCATGGGCAGCGGCATCGCCCTGGTCCTCGGCTGGGTGCTGGGACGTCACTTGCGACGAGGTCACGCGGCGGTCGTCGTGTTGATGGTGCTCGCGATCGGGTTCTCCGTTCTCCGCGATTTTCAAGAGCCGTACCGCGAGCTGTCGGAGCCGCACGCCCGGCGGGCAATGCTGTGGCTTTCGAGCGTGACCGGGCCGGAGGACCCGTGGGTCTTCACGCGTGTCGAGCCCAGCGACGCGAAGATCGAAGGCGAGTTCCAGCTTCAGTCGGCCATCGCAGCGTCGCAGGTGAACTACTACGCGTACCACTACGCCGACTCGCCGCTGCTCTACGCGCCACCGGTTGACGAGGTCGTGTCTCTTCCGACGGAGCGCGTGATCCTGATTCGCCACGGTGTGACGCTCGAACGTGGCCTCAAGCCTCGCGAGCCGGCCGACACGTATCGCCGACTCCTCGCGGAGCGTTTCGGCCCGCCGCAGGTCATCAAAGCCCCGTGCGGCAACAAGGCCGACATCCACATCACGGTCTACGGCAAGCCGCTGCCGGAGTTGCCAGCAGCGTTGCAGGAGCGATGA